From a region of the Mauremys mutica isolate MM-2020 ecotype Southern chromosome 12, ASM2049712v1, whole genome shotgun sequence genome:
- the FSCN2 gene encoding fascin-2 isoform X1 encodes MPTNGIHQVLKIQFGLINCQNRYLTAESFGYKVNASAPSLKRKQIWTLEQDEADSSVVFLRSHLGRYLAADKDGKVSCEAEKPGRDGRFAIVTQSDGRWALQSQPYKRFFGGSEDRLSCFAQAVTEAELWTVHLAIHPQANLLSISRRRYAHLSALEDEISTDSNIPWGVDALITLTFQNQRYCLRACDNRYLQNDGALVPEPGPRTGYTLEFKAGKLAFKDCNGKYLAPMGPTGTLRAGRSSKPGKDELFDLEESHPQVVFLASNGRYVSIRQGVNVSANQDEEMTHETFQMQIDRETKKCIFHSNAGSSWTLVSHGGIQVTATSVAANSMFDIEWRGRRVALKASNGKYICAKKNGQLAAVSDSVGEDEEFVLKLINRPILVLRGDHGFVCCHRGSNLLDANRATYDVFQLLFSDGAYHIRGLGSKFWYVASSGAICSDGEMAEDFFFEFRERGRVAVRGKNGKYLRGDPAGTLRADADSLPRATLWEY; translated from the exons ATGCCAACCAACGGTATCCACCAGGTCCTGAAGATCCAGTTTGGCTTGATCAACTGCCAGAACCGCTACCTGACGGCCGAGAGCTTTGGCTACAAGGTCAACGCCTCGGCGCCCAGCCTGAAGAGGAAGCAGATATGGACCCTGGAGCAGGACGAGGCCGACAGCTCCGTGGTCTTCCTGAGAAGCCACCTGGGCAGGTACCTGGCCGCTGACAAGGACGGGAAGGTGTCGTGTGAAGCCGAGAAGCCGGGCAGAGACGGGCGCTTTGCTATTGTCACCCAGTCGGATGGGCGCTGGGCACTGCAGTCTCAGCCCTACAAGCGCTTCTTTGGGGGCTCGGAAGACAGGCTGTCCTGCTTCGCCCAGGCCGTCACCGAGGCCGAGCTGTGGACCGTCCACCTGGCCATCCACCCGCAGGCCAACCTGCTGAGCATCAGCCGGAGGCGGTACGCGCACCTGAGCGCCCTGGAGGACGAGATCTCCACCGACAGCAACATCCCCTGGGGTGTGGACGCGCTCATCACCCTCACCTTCCAGAACCAGCGGTACTGCCTGCGGGCCTGCGACAACCGCTACCTGCAGAACGACGGCGCCCTGGTGCCGGAGCCCGGCCCGCGCACCGGCTACACCCTGGAGTTCAAGGCAGGGAAGCTGGCTTTCAAGGACTGCAACGGGAAGTACCTGGCGCCCATGGGACCCACGGGCACCCTGAGGGCCGGGAGGAGCTCCAAGCCGGGCAAGGACGAACTCTTTGATCTGGAGGAGAGCCACCCGCAAGTGGTGTTCCTGGCGTCCAATGGCCGATACGTCTCCATCCGGCAAG GTGTCAACGTCTCAGCCAACCAGGACGAGGAGATGACCCATGAGACTTTCCAGATGCAAATTGACAGAGAGACCAAGAAGTGCATCTTCCATTCCAACGCGGGCAGCTCCTGGACCCTGGTGTCCCACGGGGGCATCCAGGTCACTGCCACCAGCGT TGCCGCCAACAGCATGTTCGACATCGAGTGGCGTGGCCGGCGGGTGGCCCTCAAGGCCAGCAACGGCAAGTACATCTGCGCCAAGAAGAACGGGCAGCTGGCCGCGGTTAGTGACTCCGTTG GGGAAGATGAGGAGTTCGTCCTCAAGCTGATTAACCGGCCCATCCTGGTGCTGCGGGGCGACCACGGCTTCGTCTGCTGCCACCGCGGCTCCAACCTGCTGGATGCCAACCGGGCCACCTACGACGTCTTCCAGCTGCTCTTCAGCGACGGGGCCTACCACATCCGGG GCCTCGGCAGCAAGTTCTGGTACGTCGCCAGCAGCGGTGCCATCTGCAGCGACGGGGAGATGGCCGAGGATTTCTTCTTCGAGTTCCGGGAGCGCGGGCGCGTGGCCGTCCGGGGGAAGAACGGGAAATACCTGCGCGGGGACCCGGCCGGCACCCTGCGCGCCGACGCCGACTCCCTGCCCCGCGCCACGCTCTGGGAGTACTGA
- the FSCN2 gene encoding fascin-2 isoform X2, translating into MPTNGIHQVLKIQFGLINCQNRYLTAESFGYKVNASAPSLKRKQIWTLEQDEADSSVVFLRSHLGRYLAADKDGKVSCEAEKPGRDGRFAIVTQSDGRWALQSQPYKRFFGGSEDRLSCFAQAVTEAELWTVHLAIHPQANLLSISRRRYAHLSALEDEISTDSNIPWGVDALITLTFQNQRYCLRACDNRYLQNDGALVPEPGPRTGYTLEFKAGKLAFKDCNGKYLAPMGPTGTLRAGRSSKPGKDELFDLEESHPQVVFLASNGRYVSIRQGVNVSANQDEEMTHETFQMQIDRETKKCIFHSNAGSSWTLVSHGGIQVTATSVAANSMFDIEWRGRRVALKASNGKYICAKKNGQLAAVSDSVGLGSKFWYVASSGAICSDGEMAEDFFFEFRERGRVAVRGKNGKYLRGDPAGTLRADADSLPRATLWEY; encoded by the exons ATGCCAACCAACGGTATCCACCAGGTCCTGAAGATCCAGTTTGGCTTGATCAACTGCCAGAACCGCTACCTGACGGCCGAGAGCTTTGGCTACAAGGTCAACGCCTCGGCGCCCAGCCTGAAGAGGAAGCAGATATGGACCCTGGAGCAGGACGAGGCCGACAGCTCCGTGGTCTTCCTGAGAAGCCACCTGGGCAGGTACCTGGCCGCTGACAAGGACGGGAAGGTGTCGTGTGAAGCCGAGAAGCCGGGCAGAGACGGGCGCTTTGCTATTGTCACCCAGTCGGATGGGCGCTGGGCACTGCAGTCTCAGCCCTACAAGCGCTTCTTTGGGGGCTCGGAAGACAGGCTGTCCTGCTTCGCCCAGGCCGTCACCGAGGCCGAGCTGTGGACCGTCCACCTGGCCATCCACCCGCAGGCCAACCTGCTGAGCATCAGCCGGAGGCGGTACGCGCACCTGAGCGCCCTGGAGGACGAGATCTCCACCGACAGCAACATCCCCTGGGGTGTGGACGCGCTCATCACCCTCACCTTCCAGAACCAGCGGTACTGCCTGCGGGCCTGCGACAACCGCTACCTGCAGAACGACGGCGCCCTGGTGCCGGAGCCCGGCCCGCGCACCGGCTACACCCTGGAGTTCAAGGCAGGGAAGCTGGCTTTCAAGGACTGCAACGGGAAGTACCTGGCGCCCATGGGACCCACGGGCACCCTGAGGGCCGGGAGGAGCTCCAAGCCGGGCAAGGACGAACTCTTTGATCTGGAGGAGAGCCACCCGCAAGTGGTGTTCCTGGCGTCCAATGGCCGATACGTCTCCATCCGGCAAG GTGTCAACGTCTCAGCCAACCAGGACGAGGAGATGACCCATGAGACTTTCCAGATGCAAATTGACAGAGAGACCAAGAAGTGCATCTTCCATTCCAACGCGGGCAGCTCCTGGACCCTGGTGTCCCACGGGGGCATCCAGGTCACTGCCACCAGCGT TGCCGCCAACAGCATGTTCGACATCGAGTGGCGTGGCCGGCGGGTGGCCCTCAAGGCCAGCAACGGCAAGTACATCTGCGCCAAGAAGAACGGGCAGCTGGCCGCGGTTAGTGACTCCGTTG GCCTCGGCAGCAAGTTCTGGTACGTCGCCAGCAGCGGTGCCATCTGCAGCGACGGGGAGATGGCCGAGGATTTCTTCTTCGAGTTCCGGGAGCGCGGGCGCGTGGCCGTCCGGGGGAAGAACGGGAAATACCTGCGCGGGGACCCGGCCGGCACCCTGCGCGCCGACGCCGACTCCCTGCCCCGCGCCACGCTCTGGGAGTACTGA